A window of Rufibacter sp. LB8 contains these coding sequences:
- a CDS encoding YceI family protein gives MKFRNTVLAVVLAMVTFGFAGKGVDYKVVKNQSKVAWTGSKVTGEHAGLISVADGKLTSDGKNILGGTFTIDMSSITVTDITDAKMNQNLVGHLKSDDFFGTAKYQTSTLAITKVTPTKTKGQYVVKGDLTIKGIKNAIEFPATITHVGNQIKAKANIKVDRTKYDIKYGSGSFFDNLGDKAINNDFVLAVDLVAQK, from the coding sequence ATGAAATTTAGAAACACAGTTTTAGCGGTAGTATTGGCCATGGTGACCTTCGGGTTTGCGGGCAAAGGTGTTGACTACAAAGTGGTGAAAAACCAATCTAAAGTAGCCTGGACAGGTTCTAAAGTAACCGGCGAGCACGCAGGCTTGATTAGCGTGGCAGACGGCAAATTGACCTCAGACGGGAAAAACATTTTGGGTGGAACCTTCACCATTGACATGTCTTCTATCACCGTTACAGACATCACCGATGCCAAGATGAACCAGAACCTGGTGGGTCACCTGAAGTCAGATGATTTCTTCGGGACTGCCAAATACCAGACTTCTACCTTGGCCATCACCAAAGTGACGCCTACCAAAACCAAAGGCCAATATGTGGTGAAAGGTGATTTGACCATCAAAGGCATTAAGAACGCCATTGAGTTCCCGGCCACCATCACGCACGTGGGCAACCAAATCAAAGCCAAAGCCAACATCAAAGTAGACAGAACCAAATATGACATCAAATACGGTTCAGGTTCTTTCTTTGACAACCTGGGCGACAAAGCCATCAACAATGACTTTGTGTTGGCCGTTGACCTGGTAGCCCAGAAATAA
- the corA gene encoding magnesium/cobalt transporter CorA, which yields MTNHHTPKPLRPSTLSRKVGQRPGTLSLPETALPPRLFLMSYSQESFLEQECASYTALQEALAANPNLNHWIDLRGYSDLGLLEKLRDDFQIHPLQMEDVLNDYQRPKVEEDSGRLFIVSRMITFNDKHRLEDRQLSMFTGPNYVLTLQSDYVDCLEALRERLRIGKGSIRKRPISYLMYAVQDTITDYYFPAMARIGEYAEELEDCLFDNPSRSLLSQILDLKREVVKVRRIVWPERDKINELMRMEDDLVPDELEIYFKDVYDHTIQLMDLVDNYKEMTSSLSDLYLSNVSHRMNEVMKVLTIISTIFIPLSFIVGLYGMNFSRENPRGGINPLNMPELYHPYGYLTLLVVMALVVTGMVYYFYRKGWLRSN from the coding sequence ATGACCAATCACCACACGCCCAAACCGCTCAGGCCCTCCACCCTTTCCCGCAAAGTGGGGCAGCGCCCGGGCACGCTCTCCTTGCCAGAAACCGCCCTTCCGCCGCGCCTGTTTTTGATGTCGTATAGCCAGGAGTCTTTTCTGGAGCAGGAATGTGCGTCGTACACGGCCTTGCAGGAAGCGCTGGCCGCCAACCCCAACCTGAACCATTGGATTGACCTGCGCGGCTATTCTGATTTAGGCCTGCTGGAAAAACTGCGCGATGATTTCCAGATTCACCCGCTGCAGATGGAAGACGTGCTCAATGATTACCAGCGCCCCAAGGTGGAGGAAGACAGCGGCCGGTTGTTCATTGTGTCGCGCATGATTACCTTCAATGACAAACACCGCCTGGAAGACCGGCAATTGTCTATGTTCACCGGCCCGAATTATGTGCTCACCTTGCAGAGCGATTACGTGGATTGCCTGGAGGCGCTGCGCGAAAGATTGCGCATAGGCAAAGGTAGCATTAGAAAACGGCCCATCTCCTACCTCATGTACGCCGTGCAGGACACCATCACTGACTACTACTTCCCGGCTATGGCCAGAATTGGCGAGTACGCTGAGGAACTGGAAGACTGCCTCTTTGACAACCCCAGCCGTTCTTTGCTCTCCCAAATCCTGGACCTCAAGCGCGAAGTGGTGAAAGTGCGCCGCATTGTCTGGCCGGAGCGCGACAAGATCAACGAGCTCATGCGCATGGAAGATGACCTGGTGCCCGACGAACTGGAGATTTATTTCAAAGACGTCTATGACCACACCATCCAGCTCATGGACCTGGTAGACAACTACAAAGAGATGACCAGCAGCCTCTCAGACCTGTACCTCTCCAACGTGAGCCACCGCATGAACGAGGTCATGAAAGTGCTCACCATCATCTCCACCATCTTCATTCCGCTGAGTTTTATTGTGGGGCTCTACGGCATGAACTTCTCCCGTGAGAACCCGCGCGGCGGCATCAACCCGCTCAACATGCCAGAACTCTACCACCCCTACGGCTACCTGACCTTGCTGGTAGTCATGGCCCTGGTAGTCACGGGCATGGTGTATTATTTCTATAGAAAAGGCTGGCTCCGGAGCAACTAA
- a CDS encoding YigZ family protein produces MAEDTYRTLRAPVEGLYKEKGSKFIARAYAVRSEEEVKEILQALRKEYFDARHHCYAYLLGADKATYRANDDGEPNHSAGDPILGQIRAAGLSNVLVVVIRYFGGVKLGVGGLIHAYKTATAEALALAQIEERHETALLTVQFSYEQMNDIMRVVKDFDLPVLQQDFQLDCRLTVEVRTSLVPQVQALFEKHGLVQQ; encoded by the coding sequence ATGGCAGAAGACACCTACCGCACCCTTCGCGCCCCGGTAGAGGGTTTGTACAAAGAGAAAGGCAGCAAGTTCATTGCCAGGGCGTACGCGGTGCGCTCTGAGGAAGAAGTGAAAGAGATTCTGCAGGCCCTCCGCAAAGAGTATTTTGATGCCCGGCACCACTGTTACGCCTACCTGCTGGGCGCTGACAAAGCCACCTACCGCGCCAATGATGACGGCGAGCCCAATCACTCAGCAGGGGATCCAATCTTGGGTCAGATTCGGGCGGCGGGCCTGAGCAACGTGCTGGTAGTGGTAATCCGGTACTTTGGGGGCGTGAAACTGGGCGTGGGCGGATTGATCCATGCCTACAAAACCGCCACCGCAGAAGCTTTGGCCCTGGCCCAGATAGAGGAACGCCATGAAACCGCCCTGCTCACCGTGCAATTCAGCTATGAACAAATGAACGACATCATGCGCGTGGTCAAGGACTTTGATTTGCCCGTGCTGCAGCAGGATTTTCAGTTGGATTGCCGCCTCACCGTGGAAGTAAGGACCAGCCTGGTGCCGCAGGTACAGGCGCTGTTTGAGAAACACGGCCTGGTTCAACAATAG
- a CDS encoding sulfotransferase → MDTGENWPNLFIPGAAKSGTSSLHLYLAQHPDIFMSADKEPAFFSSPPRWETHMKNYLALFAQGADYRYKGESSTDYMMSEVAVKQIKAVSPKAKFIFILRNPIDRAYSHYQWLKGMGFEKASFQQSFLLDNGRALGQLNSTAVGTTSYYQEGLYTHWLSAYFQTFGKENIYLITSEDLRQAPLATVNGCFQFLGLPPVFSLQEIKANDTKQVGRAGLYRWSRTVASGQSQTFLKSIYRRVFPDALRIVWRRWFLQVVEKTAGAPKNKPDSSSLDIAQRNWVASFYREDVATLKKLTGLPLHQWPDFL, encoded by the coding sequence ATGGACACCGGAGAGAACTGGCCAAATCTATTTATTCCTGGCGCTGCCAAATCAGGGACCTCCAGCCTTCATTTATACTTAGCGCAACATCCTGACATCTTCATGAGTGCTGACAAAGAGCCCGCTTTTTTTTCTTCCCCACCCAGATGGGAAACACACATGAAAAATTATCTGGCCTTATTCGCGCAGGGTGCCGACTATAGATACAAGGGAGAATCCTCTACTGATTACATGATGTCAGAGGTTGCCGTTAAGCAAATTAAGGCCGTTTCACCCAAGGCTAAATTCATTTTTATTCTTCGGAACCCCATAGACAGGGCGTATTCTCATTACCAATGGCTGAAAGGAATGGGATTTGAAAAGGCCTCTTTCCAACAGTCTTTTCTTCTGGACAACGGGCGGGCATTGGGGCAGTTAAATAGCACGGCCGTGGGTACTACTTCTTATTACCAAGAAGGGCTGTACACCCATTGGCTCAGTGCGTACTTCCAAACGTTTGGGAAAGAGAACATCTACCTCATCACCTCAGAAGATTTACGGCAAGCACCCTTGGCTACTGTGAACGGCTGCTTTCAGTTTTTAGGCTTGCCTCCGGTCTTTTCCTTACAGGAAATAAAGGCAAACGACACCAAACAGGTTGGCCGGGCAGGCTTGTACCGATGGTCCAGAACCGTTGCGTCAGGCCAGAGCCAAACGTTTCTAAAAAGCATTTACCGCCGCGTATTCCCAGATGCCCTCCGCATTGTATGGAGGAGATGGTTTCTGCAGGTGGTGGAAAAAACAGCGGGCGCCCCCAAGAATAAACCTGACAGTAGTTCATTGGACATTGCCCAAAGAAACTGGGTGGCCAGCTTTTACCGCGAGGATGTGGCGACGCTAAAGAAACTGACCGGCCTGCCTTTGCATCAGTGGCCAGATTTCCTGTAA
- a CDS encoding FdtA/QdtA family cupin domain-containing protein: MTKPYLLAFDTLGEAAEGFLVTTQHSHKLPFAIKRVFWVYDTPASVVRGQHAHVHTEMVLLCLQGTATIEVEDVEGNKETFTLAQPNAGLFLPTLHWSKIYLQPTSVLLCLASTDFAEEDYIRDYQVFKQGKIR, encoded by the coding sequence GTGACAAAACCTTATCTGCTGGCATTTGATACTTTGGGGGAGGCTGCTGAGGGGTTTCTGGTGACCACGCAGCATAGCCATAAGCTGCCTTTTGCCATTAAAAGGGTGTTTTGGGTATATGACACCCCAGCCTCAGTGGTACGGGGCCAGCACGCACATGTACACACAGAAATGGTTTTGTTATGCCTGCAAGGAACCGCAACCATTGAGGTGGAAGATGTTGAAGGCAACAAAGAAACCTTTACACTTGCCCAGCCCAACGCCGGACTCTTTTTACCCACCCTGCATTGGTCAAAAATTTACTTGCAACCAACTTCTGTTTTACTTTGCCTGGCATCTACAGACTTTGCGGAAGAAGATTACATTCGTGACTACCAAGTTTTCAAACAAGGAAAAATTAGGTAG
- a CDS encoding DegT/DnrJ/EryC1/StrS aminotransferase family protein, with product MQIPFFSFRDFPGGLTQQVEEALVQELRQQRLILGPTVTAFEQEFAQLLGEGEVIGVGNGYDALVLCLKALGIGPGQEVVVPSNGYIATVNAVMQVGATPVFAEPDGETYNMTAATVTAVLTGKTKAILPIHLYGQSCELTDLLHLTQKQNLYLLEDFAQAHGATYKGRRVGTFGQINATSFYPTKNMGAAGDGGAVTTQDPALANWVRQHHNYGQQEQYVFAQVGINSRLDSLQAAVLRVKLKVLDQLNHERQRLGQRYHIALANVGDLVLPLATREGVDHVYHLYVIRTAQRDQLQAFLQNKGIGTLIHYPVPPHLQPAYRHLGFKPGAFPVAENLAKTCLSLPLFPGLSEAEQDYIITQIEAFFRR from the coding sequence ATGCAAATCCCCTTCTTTTCCTTCCGTGATTTCCCTGGCGGCCTGACCCAGCAGGTGGAGGAAGCCTTGGTGCAGGAGCTGAGGCAGCAACGGTTAATTCTGGGTCCGACGGTGACAGCGTTTGAGCAGGAGTTCGCGCAGTTGTTGGGAGAAGGAGAAGTTATTGGGGTGGGCAACGGGTATGATGCCCTGGTGCTGTGCCTGAAGGCCTTGGGTATTGGGCCGGGGCAGGAGGTGGTGGTGCCGTCCAACGGGTATATTGCCACGGTGAACGCCGTCATGCAGGTGGGCGCAACGCCCGTCTTCGCGGAGCCGGATGGGGAGACGTATAACATGACGGCGGCTACGGTAACAGCCGTACTCACCGGCAAAACCAAAGCTATACTTCCCATTCACCTGTATGGCCAGAGTTGTGAGCTGACCGATTTGCTGCACCTTACCCAAAAGCAAAACTTATACTTACTAGAAGATTTCGCGCAGGCGCACGGGGCTACGTATAAAGGCCGGAGGGTAGGTACCTTCGGGCAGATCAACGCCACCAGTTTTTACCCCACCAAGAACATGGGCGCCGCGGGCGATGGTGGCGCAGTCACCACCCAAGACCCGGCATTGGCCAACTGGGTGCGGCAACACCATAATTACGGGCAGCAGGAGCAATACGTGTTCGCGCAGGTGGGCATCAATAGTCGGTTAGATTCTTTGCAGGCGGCCGTGCTGCGCGTGAAACTCAAGGTGTTGGACCAATTGAACCATGAGCGTCAGCGGTTGGGGCAACGGTATCATATCGCGCTAGCTAATGTTGGGGATTTGGTGCTGCCGCTGGCTACCCGCGAAGGGGTGGACCATGTGTACCATCTATATGTCATCAGAACTGCGCAGCGCGACCAATTACAGGCTTTCTTGCAAAACAAAGGCATTGGCACGCTCATCCATTACCCGGTTCCGCCGCATTTGCAACCTGCGTATAGGCACCTGGGATTTAAGCCAGGGGCATTTCCGGTAGCAGAAAACTTGGCGAAGACCTGTCTCAGCCTGCCTTTGTTCCCCGGGCTCTCTGAAGCGGAGCAGGACTATATCATCACTCAGATTGAAGCGTTCTTCAGGAGATAA
- a CDS encoding glycosyltransferase, giving the protein MPPLVSVICLCYNHAPFLREALDSVLAQTYPNLEIIVVDDLSTDDSVAIIQEYVALHPEIKFIQHTQNLGNCASFNQAFFQSKGAYIIDFATDDVLHPDRITQQVKAFKDLPKDYGVVYTDAEYISENSAPAGKFYLRQAKGKLMPEPASGDVFADVLGRYFICPPTMMIRRQVLEELQGYDPELAYEDFDFWVRSARNWKYFFLDQTLCQRRLHANSLSRQVYKPGDRQLASTVKVIEKAIDLVWTEKERQALIQRIKYEARHAYFTQNFPEAAQLLQLLEKQHGLTARYKALAWLTEQKIPLGFVRRWYQRLWYQK; this is encoded by the coding sequence ATGCCACCGCTGGTTTCTGTCATCTGCCTGTGCTACAATCATGCGCCGTTCCTGCGTGAAGCGCTAGATTCTGTGCTCGCCCAGACCTACCCCAACCTGGAAATTATTGTGGTGGATGACCTGAGTACCGATGACAGCGTGGCCATTATTCAAGAGTACGTGGCGCTGCACCCAGAAATAAAGTTCATTCAACACACCCAGAACCTGGGCAACTGCGCGTCTTTCAACCAGGCTTTTTTTCAGAGCAAAGGTGCCTATATCATTGACTTCGCCACGGATGACGTGTTGCACCCAGACAGAATCACGCAGCAGGTGAAGGCGTTTAAAGACTTGCCGAAAGACTACGGGGTGGTGTACACAGATGCCGAATACATCTCTGAAAATTCGGCCCCAGCCGGAAAATTTTACCTGCGCCAGGCCAAAGGGAAACTCATGCCGGAACCCGCCAGCGGAGATGTGTTTGCCGATGTATTGGGCCGGTATTTCATCTGTCCGCCTACCATGATGATCAGGCGGCAGGTGCTGGAGGAATTGCAGGGCTATGACCCAGAACTGGCCTATGAGGACTTTGACTTTTGGGTGCGCTCCGCCAGAAACTGGAAGTACTTTTTCCTGGACCAAACGCTCTGCCAACGTCGGTTGCACGCCAACTCGCTGTCCCGGCAAGTGTATAAACCCGGCGACCGCCAACTGGCCTCCACCGTCAAAGTCATTGAAAAGGCGATAGATTTGGTTTGGACAGAAAAGGAACGGCAAGCGCTCATCCAACGCATAAAATACGAAGCCAGGCACGCTTATTTCACGCAGAACTTTCCTGAGGCAGCCCAACTCCTGCAGCTGCTTGAAAAACAACACGGCCTCACCGCCAGATATAAAGCCTTGGCCTGGTTAACAGAACAGAAAATACCGCTGGGGTTTGTGAGAAGGTGGTACCAGCGTCTTTGGTACCAAAAATAG
- a CDS encoding acyl-ACP desaturase — protein sequence MIANIPASRSEVMTHLEGFLDGALPEFLKSVEDSWQPADFLPDARNESFFDEIRDLKERARELSYDLLAVLIGDTITEEALPTYESWIMSIHDVNRNPDSSWMKWNRGWTSEENRHGDLLNRYLYLTGRIDMRQMEASTQYLIADGMDIKTDDDPYRSFVYTSFQETATNVSHRRVGALAKQAGETTLSRICNFIAADEGRHAKAYKTFVKKIFEVDPSEMMLAFEDMMRKKIVMPAHYLRELGIDQGQTFGHFTDAAQRIGVYTSSDYVEIMETLIREWKISSMTGLNSAGEKARDYIMALPNRLKRVADRLRVPELQYKFKWIDS from the coding sequence ATGATCGCTAACATTCCGGCCTCGCGTTCAGAGGTGATGACACATTTAGAGGGCTTTTTAGATGGAGCCTTGCCTGAATTCCTGAAGTCTGTAGAAGATAGTTGGCAACCCGCTGATTTTCTGCCAGATGCCCGTAATGAATCTTTCTTTGACGAAATCAGAGACCTGAAAGAGCGCGCCCGTGAACTGTCTTATGACCTGTTGGCCGTGCTTATTGGCGACACCATCACGGAGGAAGCCCTGCCCACCTATGAAAGCTGGATCATGAGCATTCATGACGTGAACCGCAACCCAGACTCTAGCTGGATGAAGTGGAACCGCGGCTGGACTTCTGAGGAAAACCGCCACGGCGACCTGCTCAACCGCTACCTGTATCTGACCGGTCGCATTGACATGCGCCAGATGGAAGCTTCTACCCAATACCTGATTGCCGACGGCATGGACATTAAAACCGATGATGACCCGTACCGCAGCTTTGTTTATACCTCTTTCCAGGAAACCGCCACGAACGTATCTCACCGTCGCGTTGGCGCGCTGGCCAAACAAGCCGGCGAGACAACTCTGTCCCGTATCTGTAATTTCATCGCCGCCGATGAAGGACGCCATGCGAAGGCCTATAAAACCTTCGTGAAGAAAATCTTTGAGGTTGACCCGTCTGAGATGATGCTGGCCTTTGAAGACATGATGCGCAAGAAAATTGTGATGCCCGCGCATTACCTGCGTGAACTGGGCATTGACCAGGGCCAGACCTTCGGGCATTTCACAGACGCCGCCCAGCGCATTGGCGTGTACACCTCTAGTGACTACGTGGAGATCATGGAAACCCTTATCAGAGAGTGGAAAATCTCCAGCATGACTGGTCTCAACTCTGCCGGTGAGAAAGCCCGTGACTATATCATGGCGCTACCTAACCGCCTCAAACGCGTAGCCGACCGCCTGCGCGTGCCAGAACTGCAGTACAAATTCAAATGGATTGACAGCTAG
- a CDS encoding DUF427 domain-containing protein, with protein sequence MRAIWKNTILAESDSTVELEGNHYFPADTLNWDYFKPSDRHSTCPWKGEANYYNIQIGNFENKDAAWTYPQAKEKAKPIEGYVAFWKGVQVVNV encoded by the coding sequence ATGCGTGCCATTTGGAAAAATACGATTCTGGCAGAGAGCGACAGCACGGTGGAACTGGAGGGGAATCACTACTTTCCGGCCGATACCCTGAACTGGGACTACTTCAAGCCCAGCGACCGCCACTCTACCTGCCCCTGGAAGGGCGAGGCAAATTACTACAACATTCAGATTGGGAACTTCGAGAACAAAGACGCCGCCTGGACCTACCCGCAAGCCAAAGAGAAAGCCAAACCCATTGAAGGCTACGTGGCTTTCTGGAAAGGCGTGCAGGTGGTAAATGTGTGA
- a CDS encoding VWA domain-containing protein, which translates to MAAGYRFTQYVPEETTQKGFEPLLQIFLQLITLTAGDVAETMSWMSELDKKYNLTDDSYGLGDFFEDLKKQGYIDDKGPDGKFNLQAKGEQKIRKSALEEIFGKLKRGGRGNHTTPKTGIGDEPTADRREFRFGDAPEQIELTESIRNAQIAHGISDDFFLTENDLEITEREHKTQTSTVLMIDISHSMILYGEDRITPAKKVAMALAELVKQKYPKDNLDIIVFGNDAWQITVKDLPYLMVGPYHTNTVAGLELAMDLLRRRKTSNKQIFMITDGKPTCLKEGLRYYKNSFGLDRKVVNKTLNLAAQCRRLNIPITTFMIASDPYLQQFVEEFTQVNNGQAYYSGLQGLGDLVFRDYGRGRKKRM; encoded by the coding sequence ATGGCTGCCGGATATAGATTCACCCAATACGTTCCAGAGGAAACCACCCAGAAGGGCTTTGAGCCGCTGCTCCAGATTTTCCTGCAATTAATCACGCTCACCGCCGGTGATGTGGCCGAAACCATGTCCTGGATGAGTGAGCTGGACAAGAAATACAACCTCACCGATGACTCTTACGGCCTGGGCGACTTCTTTGAAGACCTCAAGAAACAAGGCTACATTGATGACAAAGGCCCTGACGGAAAATTCAACCTACAAGCCAAAGGCGAGCAGAAAATCAGGAAAAGCGCGCTGGAGGAAATCTTCGGGAAGCTAAAACGCGGAGGACGCGGGAACCACACCACGCCCAAAACCGGCATCGGCGACGAGCCCACCGCTGACCGCCGTGAGTTCCGGTTCGGAGACGCGCCTGAGCAGATTGAACTCACCGAGTCCATCAGGAACGCGCAGATTGCCCACGGCATCTCAGATGATTTTTTCCTCACAGAAAATGACCTTGAAATCACCGAACGTGAGCACAAGACCCAGACCAGCACGGTGCTGATGATTGACATTTCACACTCCATGATTCTCTACGGCGAAGACCGCATTACGCCCGCCAAGAAAGTAGCCATGGCCCTCGCCGAACTGGTGAAGCAGAAATATCCCAAAGACAACCTGGACATCATCGTGTTCGGAAATGACGCATGGCAAATAACCGTCAAAGACTTACCGTACCTGATGGTGGGCCCGTACCACACTAACACGGTCGCCGGCCTGGAACTGGCTATGGATTTGCTGCGCCGAAGAAAAACCAGCAACAAGCAAATCTTCATGATCACCGACGGCAAACCCACCTGCCTGAAAGAAGGACTGCGGTACTACAAAAACAGCTTCGGGCTAGACAGGAAAGTAGTGAACAAAACGCTGAATCTGGCCGCGCAATGCCGCCGCCTGAACATTCCCATCACCACCTTCATGATTGCCTCAGACCCGTACCTGCAGCAGTTTGTAGAAGAATTCACTCAAGTCAACAACGGCCAAGCCTACTACAGCGGTCTGCAAGGCTTAGGCGATTTGGTGTTCAGAGACTACGGCCGAGGCCGCAAGAAACGGATGTAA
- a CDS encoding sigma 54-interacting transcriptional regulator, producing the protein MRYTEIPAAQLQKIKTLGQLKAAGYEPRSVKEELRANLIQKLSSGQEVFPGIYGYEETVIPDLQRAILSRHHINLLGLRGQAKTRIARLLVQLLDEYIPVVASSELNDDPLQPLSRFAKDQVAQHGDDTAISWLHRDERYTEKLATPDVSVADLIGDADPIKAATLKLPYSDERVIHFGLIPRAHRGIFVINELPDLQARIQVSLFNILQEGDIQIRGFKIRLPLDIQFVFTANPEDYTNRGSIVTPLKDRIDSQIITHYPKTLEIGKRITKQEARITTAQNERVQGHELIHDLVEQIAFEARESEYVDAKSGVSARLTISAFENVISAAERRALVNGEAKTHVRVADFLAAVPAVTGKVELVYEGEQEGAGGVAYRLMGKALRTQFLNYFPDPDKFKKQKDKNPYNKVTAWFSDGHTLDLLNDASDDEYKAALNAVPDLSEIVTHFQPKAKDEAEHLFFMEFCLHGLAEYSLISRNRLAAGLQFKDLLSSMFSGGGFNLEEEDEDEEDDNR; encoded by the coding sequence ATGCGTTATACAGAAATACCTGCGGCCCAGCTGCAAAAGATCAAGACCCTCGGCCAACTGAAAGCCGCCGGCTACGAGCCGCGCAGCGTGAAAGAAGAACTGCGTGCCAACCTCATCCAGAAACTGAGCAGCGGCCAGGAAGTCTTCCCCGGCATCTACGGCTACGAGGAAACCGTGATTCCAGACTTGCAACGCGCTATTTTGAGCCGTCACCACATCAACCTCTTGGGCCTGCGCGGCCAGGCCAAAACCAGAATTGCGCGTCTGTTGGTGCAACTCCTGGACGAATACATTCCCGTAGTGGCTAGTTCAGAACTCAACGATGACCCGCTGCAGCCCTTGTCCCGCTTCGCGAAAGACCAGGTAGCCCAGCACGGCGATGACACTGCTATTTCCTGGCTGCACCGCGACGAACGCTACACCGAAAAACTCGCCACGCCAGACGTGTCTGTGGCTGATTTAATTGGTGACGCAGACCCTATCAAAGCCGCTACATTGAAATTGCCGTACTCAGATGAACGCGTGATCCATTTCGGGCTGATCCCGAGGGCGCACCGCGGCATCTTTGTGATCAATGAATTACCAGATTTGCAGGCGCGTATTCAAGTTTCTCTGTTCAACATCTTGCAGGAAGGCGATATTCAGATCAGAGGTTTCAAGATTAGATTACCGCTGGACATCCAGTTTGTGTTCACGGCAAACCCAGAGGATTACACCAACCGGGGTTCTATTGTGACGCCACTCAAAGACCGCATTGACTCCCAGATTATCACCCATTACCCCAAAACCCTGGAAATTGGTAAGCGCATCACCAAGCAGGAAGCGCGTATTACCACTGCCCAGAACGAGCGCGTGCAAGGCCATGAACTCATCCATGATTTGGTGGAACAAATTGCCTTTGAAGCCCGCGAAAGTGAGTACGTAGATGCCAAAAGCGGTGTCTCTGCCCGCTTGACCATCTCAGCGTTTGAAAACGTGATCAGTGCCGCCGAGCGCCGGGCGCTGGTGAACGGCGAAGCGAAGACCCACGTGCGCGTGGCAGATTTTCTGGCGGCGGTACCAGCGGTCACCGGCAAGGTGGAATTGGTGTATGAAGGCGAGCAGGAGGGAGCCGGCGGCGTGGCGTACCGGTTGATGGGCAAGGCGCTCAGAACGCAATTCCTGAACTATTTCCCTGACCCCGACAAGTTCAAAAAGCAGAAAGACAAGAACCCCTACAACAAAGTGACGGCCTGGTTCTCAGACGGTCATACGCTTGACTTGCTCAATGATGCGTCTGATGACGAATACAAAGCCGCGCTGAACGCAGTGCCAGATTTGTCAGAAATTGTGACCCATTTCCAGCCCAAAGCCAAAGACGAAGCCGAGCACCTGTTCTTCATGGAATTCTGCCTCCACGGCCTGGCCGAATACAGCTTGATCTCCCGCAACCGCCTAGCGGCTGGCCTGCAGTTCAAAGACCTGTTGAGCAGCATGTTCTCGGGCGGCGGATTCAACCTGGAAGAAGAAGACGAAGACGAGGAAGACGACAACCGCTAA
- a CDS encoding peptidylprolyl isomerase: protein MTTAEIHTAKGVMKVEFYDQDAPNTVANFTKLAKEGFYDGLSFHRVLPDFVIQGGCPNSREGAKGMAGTGGPGYKIDCEVTGGNQYHDRGVLSMAHAGRNTGGSQFFICHSRNNTAHLDRNHTCFGKVVEGLDVIDQIKANDRIEKIVVNEA from the coding sequence ATGACTACTGCTGAAATCCACACCGCCAAAGGCGTAATGAAAGTTGAATTCTACGACCAAGACGCGCCTAACACGGTGGCCAACTTCACCAAACTGGCCAAAGAAGGCTTTTATGACGGTCTTTCGTTTCACCGCGTATTGCCAGACTTCGTGATACAGGGCGGTTGCCCTAACTCCCGCGAAGGCGCGAAAGGGATGGCCGGCACCGGCGGACCGGGCTACAAAATTGACTGCGAAGTAACCGGCGGCAACCAGTACCACGACCGTGGCGTGCTGTCTATGGCGCATGCGGGCCGCAACACCGGCGGTTCTCAGTTCTTCATCTGCCACAGCCGCAACAACACCGCACACCTGGACCGCAACCACACCTGCTTCGGGAAAGTAGTGGAAGGCCTGGACGTGATTGACCAAATCAAAGCCAACGACCGTATTGAGAAAATTGTAGTGAACGAAGCGTAA